The Lutibacter sp. Hel_I_33_5 genome has a window encoding:
- a CDS encoding phosphatidate cytidylyltransferase gives MSKLLTRVLTGFIYGVVVIFSILYSEYSYIGLISVFGVLCIWEFSKLIDFKSFVSYLFFGLIIFLMFKRPENYALKVVLGITILSSIYLIYQLFSKTEITYTNDRSKLGTTIRYVVFSMCFLVLIPFYNQEYHPYIILSILILIWVNDSFAFFVGKNIGRTKLFESVSPKKTIEGFIGGMIFSLIAGYIISMYLTDFSIINWLIIAAGVSILGTIGDLIESKFKRQANVKDSGTILPGHGGMLDRLDSLLFVSPFVYLYIHFII, from the coding sequence GTCGTTATTTTTTCAATTCTTTATTCTGAGTATTCTTATATCGGATTAATTTCTGTTTTTGGAGTTTTATGTATTTGGGAATTCTCTAAGTTGATTGATTTTAAAAGCTTTGTTTCTTATTTATTTTTTGGTTTAATTATTTTTCTGATGTTTAAAAGGCCAGAAAACTATGCCTTAAAAGTAGTTTTAGGGATTACAATTTTATCATCCATTTATTTAATATATCAACTATTTTCTAAAACAGAAATTACCTACACTAATGATCGATCTAAATTAGGAACGACCATAAGATATGTTGTGTTTTCAATGTGTTTTCTTGTATTAATTCCTTTTTATAATCAAGAGTATCACCCGTATATAATCTTAAGTATTTTAATCTTAATTTGGGTAAATGATAGTTTTGCTTTTTTTGTTGGTAAAAACATTGGGAGAACAAAACTTTTTGAAAGTGTATCACCAAAAAAAACCATTGAAGGTTTTATTGGAGGTATGATTTTCTCTCTAATTGCTGGATATATTATTTCAATGTATTTAACAGATTTTTCAATTATTAATTGGTTAATTATTGCTGCAGGAGTTTCAATTCTTGGAACAATTGGCGATTTAATTGAATCAAAATTTAAAAGACAAGCAAACGTTAAAGACAGCGGAACCATACTTCCTGGTCATGGAGGAATGTTAGATAGATTAGACAGTTTGCTGTTTGTTTCACCCTTTGTATATTTGTACATACATTTTATAATTTAA
- a CDS encoding phosphatidylserine decarboxylase family protein yields the protein MIRFHKEGYTIITITFIIAIALILAAEKFISTFWLMKALQGVVILFVLLILQFFRNPKRKTVINDNQIIAPVDGKVVVIEEVEEPEYFKDKRLQVSIFMSPINVHVTRYAANGKINYSKYHPGKYLVAWHPKASTDNERTTVVIENESFGEVLYRQIAGALAKRIVNYAKKDDAVVQGTDAGFIKFGSRVDVYLPLGTKVNVALGDKVKGGVQVIAEK from the coding sequence ATGATTCGTTTTCATAAAGAAGGATATACTATTATAACTATTACTTTTATTATTGCAATTGCATTAATATTAGCCGCAGAAAAATTCATTTCAACATTTTGGTTGATGAAAGCACTGCAAGGAGTTGTAATACTTTTTGTTTTATTGATTTTGCAATTTTTTAGAAATCCAAAGCGAAAAACAGTTATAAATGATAATCAAATTATTGCTCCGGTAGATGGAAAAGTAGTTGTGATCGAAGAGGTTGAAGAGCCAGAATATTTTAAAGATAAAAGATTACAAGTTTCCATATTTATGTCGCCTATAAATGTACATGTTACACGTTATGCGGCAAATGGAAAAATTAATTATAGTAAATACCATCCTGGAAAATACTTGGTAGCTTGGCATCCTAAAGCATCAACAGATAACGAAAGAACTACTGTTGTTATAGAAAACGAGTCTTTTGGCGAAGTTTTATATAGACAAATTGCTGGTGCATTAGCAAAGCGAATTGTTAACTATGCTAAAAAAGACGATGCTGTTGTGCAGGGTACTGATGCAGGTTTTATTAAATTTGGATCAAGAGTAGATGTTTATTTACCTCTAGGAACTAAAGTGAATGTTGCCTTAGGTGATAAAGTAAAAGGTGGTGTACAAGTAATTGCTGAAAAGTAA
- a CDS encoding YceI family protein: MKKLIIYILLFSVTPYFVGCKSEAKKEVKTEEVEKKVKSTAAFSLQEASNKINWTAYKTTEKIGVKGQFKKVNITANGEGNTVREAINNAEFSIPLTSIFTSDTSRDYKIRKFFFGVMENTELLSGTLVLEDDVKGHALITMNGVSQKLPFVYSLVDKVFTFSTIMNINNWNAQKALTSLNEACKDLHKGTDGVSKTWNDVEIKITSTFK, from the coding sequence ATGAAAAAATTAATCATTTATATATTGTTATTTTCTGTAACACCATATTTTGTTGGCTGTAAATCAGAAGCGAAAAAAGAAGTTAAAACAGAAGAAGTAGAGAAAAAAGTAAAAAGTACTGCTGCATTTTCTTTACAAGAAGCTTCAAATAAAATAAATTGGACAGCCTATAAAACTACTGAGAAAATAGGTGTAAAAGGACAATTTAAAAAAGTTAACATAACGGCAAATGGTGAAGGGAATACTGTAAGAGAAGCTATAAATAACGCAGAATTTTCAATTCCGTTAACAAGTATTTTTACTTCAGATACAAGTAGAGACTATAAAATTAGAAAGTTCTTTTTTGGTGTGATGGAAAATACTGAATTACTTTCTGGTACATTAGTTTTAGAAGATGATGTAAAAGGACATGCTTTAATAACTATGAATGGCGTAAGTCAAAAATTACCTTTTGTTTATAGTTTAGTTGATAAGGTCTTTACTTTTTCTACAATTATGAATATCAATAATTGGAATGCTCAAAAGGCATTGACGTCTTTAAATGAAGCCTGTAAAGACTTACATAAAGGAACAGATGGTGTTTCTAAAACTTGGAATGATGTTGAGATAAAAATTACTTCAACATTTAAGTAA
- a CDS encoding acyl-CoA-binding protein — MSKELDKKFTKAFDEVSKLRMNLPPDVRLQFYAFFKQATTGDNFSFNNESNVISAFKYNAWMQLNGMPAEEAKKKYIKLAKKILTKKKTS; from the coding sequence ATGAGTAAGGAGTTAGATAAAAAGTTTACTAAAGCATTTGATGAAGTTTCAAAATTAAGAATGAATCTTCCTCCAGATGTTAGATTGCAATTTTATGCTTTTTTTAAGCAAGCTACAACTGGAGATAATTTCTCTTTTAATAACGAATCTAATGTAATAAGTGCGTTTAAATACAATGCTTGGATGCAATTAAACGGAATGCCAGCTGAAGAAGCTAAAAAGAAATACATTAAATTAGCAAAGAAAATTTTAACAAAAAAGAAGACTTCATGA